DNA from Rutidosis leptorrhynchoides isolate AG116_Rl617_1_P2 unplaced genomic scaffold, CSIRO_AGI_Rlap_v1 contig203, whole genome shotgun sequence:
ATTGTTTAGCCAGTGGTGATCATAATATATATTGTTTTGGTCAAACAGATGTAAACTGGAAGACATCCTTCTTGAGATGGATAGAATTTTGCGGCCTGAAGGAACTGTCATCTTCCGGGATGCTGTCGAAGTCATGAACAAAGTCAAGATGATTACGAAAGGCATGAGATGGGATACTAAGATGATGGACCATGAAGATGGCCCTTTTGtgccaaagaaaattttggtagcaACAAAGCAATATTGGACTGGTAATGGTAAGGAAGAAAAAAGCAGTAGCAAATCAAGTAATGAACAAATAAACTAGGCCATTATTTTGGGATGAAAGCCGGCCACGATTCAAACTTCTCTGGGAGATCAAACTATAGAGTTCCAGATCCTCCGAGTGGCAAGCAATTGTGAGTTAATTTTTGTTATTCtcattttttttcagtgtaaagcACAAAATGTAATATGTTCTGGATAGTTTGCTGCCTAAGTTATTTTCGAGGAAACGTAAAAATTTATGTAGCTTTTCGAATAAGTAGCTGATTTTAGTGGTGATGATAAGCACGACATCTAAAACATTCAGTATATGATTCAATTGATCACAACAAGTGTTCATTTTGTTACTTGCTATGTAATCTTTCACAGTGAGCTTTAATTTACTTTCATTATACATACAAGCTTTGATTTTCATGTAATCTGTCATCACTGTTTGTTGAAGAAATATGAACAATGCCTTCTTTTACAAGAAATTTGAATGGTTATGTTGTCGGTGGCCGAAAACCAAACACTGGTATTAGGAGACAGGCAGGAAGTAGGATAATGTAGTCGCTAATAATCTAGTATGATTCAACTTCTTACAGGATCGGTACTGTCTACCAATTTAGTGCGCCAGGCCCAAGGATTATATTACATGGTCTTGATAGCTAGCCTTTGCTAGCTATCAACGATGGCCAATCTTAACATTAATTAATTTGAGGACGTAGTTGTAACTTTTTTCATAGTTCGTTGACTACTGAATAATTATTCCTGAGATTGTTTTTATAAAACCCTGATATGAATGGAGACTCACTGACCAACCTTTGATTGACATGAAGAAAACTTGGCAAACCCCGGTTCGACCTTTGATTGACAATTTGACATGAAGAAAATTTTAAAGGACAAATCTCGATGCGTTAATGTTTCCCGCGTTCGGGAATATGGGGAAGGATATCGTAGTATGCAGCCTTCTTTTATAGGAGGATAAGATGTCGTAATACGTTGCATTCATTTTACGATTGTAAAGAAATCGTTTGCGTGATTCGAACTCGTGAACTTCAAACCTCTTTGCTTTGAACTTTGAAATAATAATAAGTGTCTTTTTGACATCAAACTCAAAAGGAATAAAGACTTGAAATAAAAAGTTTGTATGTAAAGCTATATCgataaatcatttttttaaacgctCATAAAAGTCATTATTCTTTTTTGAAAAAAAGATAATATGGTAGAAACTCCAAAATGAGAAAAACAAATTTTGTGGTATAGATTGAAACCAACCATATGATCTGTCAATTTCTTTTCCCAGATTTTGTGGGCTTATTAATACCAATGTGCGTCCTTACCATTCTTCGCATTACATTATCGAAAAAtctcttcttcttttttttccGAACAATCATGCATGTTCATATAAaattaattgattattattataacGATCATAGTTGTAGATATTTGGTTTAGATCCTCGGAAAAATTTCTTCGTTTTACATGTCTCTATAGGTTTTTCAAATTAATTCTGCAGATACGGTATAATACGAAAACGATACATAACAAATTAAACTCTACAACACGGAAAATATCGGACATATATCATGATATGGAGTGATATATCGGTCATATACAAGACTGGTTTTTTCATGAAATTAAAATCAATTTTCGGTCAAACTGGATCGATTAAGAATTTAACGTAGTTAATACTTAATACAAACAAAaagaataaaaatatatttttagaaaatagAAAGTAAAGCGACATAAGTAAAAAATGTGAGATACATACAGATAGCATTTTTTTTACTGTTGTTTATTCAAGTAATTATGTAACTTTCGATACGATATGCGATACACGATATGATATAGTGCTACCGACaattatgataaattaataaatGTTTTCTTTACCATTGGAGTCCCATGCAAATTTATGAAGACGAGCCTCAGAGAGTATGCCAACTGTAAGCCAAATCAGTGTTAAGTGTAAAGATGAGATGACCAGTAGGAATATATCTattcttattttattttataagtatAATTTTGGTCTGAAAAAGTTCAGTGTAGAAGACGAGCTCACTGAAAAAGAAAAGTTTCAGACCCATGACAAATACAGTGCTGCCTCAAAATTTGGCCTGTGCGAAGTGAATAATTAACACACTTCTTCTGACTAGAAAAAAATAAATTTTCTCTTCAGAAAAGTTATAAGACAATATTTATGTACGCTAAAATTAAATGGACATTATTTTTCGTAACCATCATATATATCAATATTTTAAACGATTATATATTATAATACGATGTAATTATTTAAAATGTTGGTGTGCACGAAAAATAATATATGCGTTTAACGCGACTCATTTATGTTAAGGATTGAGACAGCCATATAATAGAACAATTCACTTATAATTTAaagattaacatgtgaatcaatgaGTACAAATTTCAAGTCAATATGTACATTTATTATTTATCAGTTCATTTTCGTTCCCTATTCGTTTTTGCCATTTGGCAAGCCCTATCTTGCATGAGAATTGAAATTTTTGGAAAATTCATGCGTTGCGTTTGGTCCCTAGTTCTTAAGTTTAAAGTCTACATTACCTCAAAAAGTTTAAAGTCTACATTCATCCACAATGTTCTAATATTTCGAATATATAGTCTCTACTATAAGTTTACTATTTTATTAGGGTATTTGGTCATTTTACACTAAAATCGTTTATTTTGACGCATAGACAAGTTTTAATCAACATTAATGTAAAAAATCAAAGTGCCATAACAGGAAAAAAAATCTTAACGAAATAACAAATGTATAGACTGTAAATTCGAAATAAAATAATGGGGACGACGTGGATTTTAATCTTAAAAAATAGGGACCGACCACATGATTTTGCCGAAGTATTTGCTCGACAATGTTGAAATTCGATTGAACATATGTGATGGAACTTCTTTAATCGATTCAAAACAATAATTAACCGGAAATAGGAAGCCATTGACGTGTCATCAAACCGAACATATAATTTGGGGACAAACAAGTTTAATTTGGAAACAACATAAAGAAAACAAGATATTAggaagagacaaaaaatatcaaagACCATGATAGCTAGTAATGAAATTATgaataaaaaggaaaaagaaaataaaggaTGGGATAAGGTCGTACATTAGCTTTTATCATTGAGAAGAATAATTCTCGTGCGTTTGTGACTCATCattgattgataataataattttacaatcAAGGCTTCTCGATTCTCTTAAATCATGTATTGCATCAAGTAAAAAATTATTTctgcatcaaaattattattattatttttatgtttcGAAATTAATAATTTATGATGAGATTCTCGTGTATTGCATTTTTTTGAATAATTTTTCTCTTatccttatttttattttatttttaagttgACAAAATGAAGTTGCGTGGTTTACTGTCCAATATCGATCTTGGCCAAGAGGATTTGAGAGGAGATTCATACTTGGTAGTCAAAATTATGTTACTATTACTCCAGAACGTAGAACGATAGCAATATAATGAATGAAACTTCATATTTACAGAACTAAAAATAATATTGAAAAATTTAGAAACTGAAATAAAAGATAATAAAATATTTGGAATTGTATATTTTCCAATAACATATTTCGATAAGGATCAaattacaaattttattttatcaatgaTTAAAAGTGAGAATAATAGGAGTGAAGTTTTTCGGATCCAACGTACGTTCTCGTCAAAATTAAATTACGTCATCACCCATAACCTACCCACTCCAAACGACATAGGAAATGGAGCGTTCGCCCATTCCAAACGTAGGAATGTCCGATGCAAAATTTTAAAACGAGATTTTAACTACCTTATTAGCTTATATGTACACCATGGAAGACGTCGCATCTATTCTAAGGTATATATGAAAAGTTAAAATTCCAATGAaaatttatttacatgaaaatgtTTGAGAATGAAACTACTCTCTTGGATCCAAGCTCCACACGACAAGAAACCTGCATTCAATTCAAGAATAACTTTCCTTCAAACAACATGCCTTCTTCAGCCAATATCAGGCATAAAAAGATTGATCTTGCTTGCCCTACTGAATACACGTAATATGATCCATCTTCAAAAGTAATCCCTCAATCTATCTTGTCGTTTTTCCAATGCATTTAGAGAGAGGGAGTAGCATATAAGAGGGCCGATGTCTAATTAATTACTATGATGAATTGACGATGCATGTTGTCAAATTAGGGATAACTTCATGGGGGTTCTTAAACCATTGGATGAATCACGGATGGATCCCACAACCTAATAACGCAACACAAGGATCCTAACCTATGGGTCCGTCTAACACCGGGGTCCAACCGTTACAAACGGCCATGATATAACGGCGACGTTAAACTATGATACACGTCATCAAAGACAAAATCCCTCGTAAGCATGAAATTATCCCGTCAAACTATGATACACGACGTCATGTAGCAAATAGTTTGTTGATGTTGCaagtaaaaattaaataaaaattttcTGGATAAAGAAATGATATTCTTACAATCTTACAATTATGTATACAAATTATGACATGTGGTCtacatataatattattattggtgatgtaaattttaataaaatcAAAAATTGATGTAATAATTGACATGTTGATTGTCACTTCAAATTTTATATACATAAATTTATAAgaatatcattattttaaaaagaatttatttatttattttttcttcttgAGGCTCTAAGTGGTTATCCGGATGGACTCATACCCTTAAGATCATGAATCGATTTATTAGAGATACAATTCATAAAATTATTTGTAGGATAAGGAAGAACTGCCCATTTTTGTGTAGTAAAAAATCATTTGAATAAAAAAGAAAGAATCGGATGATTTTCCTGTCTCAAGATCGAAAACGGTCCAAACCTACTTCCAAGAATAATTATTAAACAGCTCGAGCCAAACCGATTATATTACACCATCTTCTAGCTCTCATCCATCAATAAATTAATGGGCATGGGAGTTATGTGAAATTACGTTATTGAAAAGTTCTTATCGATCGTTAGCTATCTACTTATTTTTTTGATAGGTTTAGAAAACAACTTGTCGATCCTATTTTAATTTAACCAAAATGCAAAATGGGCATTAAATTCACCTAACTACTTTCACAATGAATGAATATTTTGATTTCGTGCATAGATGAACTCATATTTTAAGTGGTCCAATCCTATTCTGTTCGGTTTAATTTCTGTAATGAAAAACTATGCTCCGTCCATCTTCCTAAAATATTGTATAATAAAATTTGTATTGATAAATTTTAAACCGCATTTTATGAAATAAATAAATTTCATTTCATTCACTTTATtaacataaaaaatatataatcTAATATACATTATAATTAATAAAGACATATAAAACAAATTtcgattaattatttatttttttaatattattcgttatttttattatatgataCATGAAATAGATCAAATTAAATAATTTTAGATTGATCCAACATCATATTGTTATGCTCAATGGAGTGATAATAATGAATGGAATGACTAATCAATTCATGTATATATCAACTATTATTCATTCCAGATTTCAACGAATCTACGTTCAACTATTATTTTATAATCTCTTATATTATATTATGTGTATGTTTGGAGCCATGATCATCTCACTATACTATTTTATCAAACTTTTTATTATAAGTCAAAACATCAAATGAAAGAGGAATACATCGATAAAAATGAATAAGAACCGTGCACCGGGACATAAATAAATGTGATAGTAAGAAGTTAAAGGGAGACCTAAGATTTTATCATTGTTGATTTCTATTCGGTAGAGAACTTCTAAAGATTTTATTATCCTAGCTTCTATAACTCACAAGAATTATAAGTGCCATCATTTTCTTCTTCCATACATCGGATCTATAAAGatatccatttttttttttaacttcaaGAAAAAAAAAATCCATTTTAAGTATATAACAAGTTATTTGAAGAGGTAATTTAAACACGTTTCTCATCATCTTACTCATTTCAAGAATAAATCAAAAAGGCACCAATATATCAATCTCATTTGAATCAAAAAGACCGCGTATTACGATATTCTCCCCATATCTCCTAAAACGGGAAGTTTTAGCGTACCGAGATTTGTCCTATTTGAATCTCAATTAGCTGAAATCAATTAAGAGCATGCGAAAATATTCGTGAGGGGCGATCAGAATTTGTATCCTTTTTTGTAGGGAACACAgatcatatataataataataaaaaaaaatcagtaCATACTCAGGTGCACCTGTTGACCAAGACAGTACTAAGACATCAAAATTCAATCAAGAGACCCTTTCAATTGCATTCAAGGTTCAACCAAAACATCTTAATAGGAATACGAAGAAAGAATGCCAACTCGAGCTAAGTTGCAGAGGTCTCTCGACTTTTAAATAAGATTACTTTTAATTTAATGCATGGATGCATGTTGGAATCGAAGGCCATTTCTTCGATATTTTTCTTAAGCTAGCATGTTACCATGCTTATTGACTAGcttaattaaaatttaaataaaAGATCACTGTTAAAGTTGGCGAATTAAAATTACTTAGATCTACCTACCTTAAAAAGTAGCATTTCAACTTTTTTTAACTCTAATTTAAGGCTTCCAATCAAATACTCCACTCATGTTGTACTGAACAAGTTTGTTAGAACTTCCTACCCTAAATTGAGATTAGTAACGGCAATgggttataaatataaaatatttgtCCATTGTTAGTTTAAGAGTTTTTTATGTCGATTTCAAGTGTTTATACCTTATTTTTTCTATAACTTACTAATTTTatgtgattaaaaatttattagatTCGAATAACATATCGTGCCAAAAATATCAGGGTATGATTATATTAAAAATCTATTTCCGGTCACCGCACAGTACTAATGGATTTGTCCATGGATGATGGATACATTACGCACACAATGCAACATTATGGGTGTATGATAATTACGTTTTAATCGGATTACTTTATGATCCGAACCTGTTTCACTCTATATTTTATGGATAATCCTACTTAATTAACGATATGTAGACGTATATGTGACTGTTGCGAGACATACAAAAATCTATATTTTCCTCTCAAGTACTTGTAACATGTAAATGTCGTTTATCTAATACATATATTTCTTTTTTCAAACAGacgttttgattttttttatacaTTCACTTTTGAAGATGGAGAGAGTATAATTTTATCCCAAATTAGATGTTAATTTAGAAGATTTCACACAAAttaaaaaaatatgtttataaGTTCATCCAACATAATTATGATGGTATAGACTAAAAAACCCTTAAAATTACAACTAATAACCAATACATGAGGAGAATATATGAGACATGAAGGTGAAGATGGTAAAATTGATAAAGTGGGTGTATGAGAGACATGATGGTGAAGATGATAAAATTGATGAAAATATAATTggtaaacataattaatgttttttaaacttttcaaatttacatctaatataaaataaaaaattatattaataccaCCTCTGTCTCCAAATAGatacaaatttttatatataatttatattaaaaaattatatttattttaggACGGAAAAAATATTAACATTTAAGAAGGAATGAATATTTTACTTCTCCACCCCAATTGAAACTAGCTGAATCAAAAAGATATGCGTATTATGACCGGTAGAATATCTCCCGCCAAGAATCCCTTTACATCGCAGCGATTTTATCACAACCCAATCAAATTGGATTGAATTCACGAGTAAAACCAAATTAAggcatcttctttttttttttatggtAATTAAGGCATCTTCTTGGCATTGgtaaaagttaaaaaaaataaaaatgcgtAATCAGTCGCTACTACTCAGTTAGATTATAGAAACAGCCTGACTGCCAGACTGAGTGACTGTCACAGACGGCACGTGACGTGAGCCTTTTACCCCTCTTTATCCATAATTTGATATGACACATTTCGTTTATTCACATTTTAGATTTAAAAAACTAAATTTTAGAGGATTTAAGCTCTATTTATCAGACTTATTTTAGATCAAAATTACTAATGAATAATATACTCCTTTTTATCgtaaattttaaatattcattaaaaaaaaagaaaaaagaaatccATAAAAAATGTGAATATCATCTATAGGGAAAAGAATAGTAGTACACATATGGAATTATTTTTTCGAGGTAAACTTTTTTTTTGGTGAATATTCGTCCGAAAAGGAGCTTTATAATTATTTAGGctctttttataaaatataaatgctactTCCGTTTTAAATTGTATGTAAAATTTTTTATCTAATTTGAGACGGaaatagtaaataaataaataaataaagtgaaATTTGGTACACTCTATTATTTTTTGAAATTGCATATTCCGTGGTGTCCAAATAACTGATAGCAACTTCATTAGAGTCACAAGGTCCCTCCTTCTCTTGCACAAAGGCACACtgaaaatctctctctctctctctctgtttATTATTACTCTGCCATAGCACTAAACGTAGACTTGATAACAAGATTTGGAGAAAAACCAGCTTTATCTCGCCAAAACCCCAAAGGTAGTTGAAGATTAGAGCGTTTCAACTTCCTTTTGATTTTTATTTTTGGTGGAAATGAAGATGTGTTCTGATTTGCATGCAACATTTCTCTTAGTACCATGTTTATGCATGCATGTTTCAAGATTTCTTAAGAAATTTGTTTCTTTTATAAAGATAATCTTGTCAATTTTCGAGTTTTTACTTAAATCTTGAGCAGTGATCATGTCTATGGTGACTAGTCTTCTCTAATAATTCACTAATACTACTTTCAAGCATTAATGATTCACTAGTGGGATGAATGATCTTGTGCTTTGTGCATGTTAAAAATCAAAACTTTTTTCAAGTTCCATGCATTTATTAAAGTCCAAATCAGGTAATTTTGCTCACACATTAGCCAGAAAGTCAGATTCTTGCTTGTTTAATTATACCCACTTTTGTTTTTGTGTGCCCAATTTTGTCAGATTGAATCTTATTAATTGTTACTACATCAATTTGGGttgatcaaaatttttttttttggcattgtAGATCAAGCTCTGAGACATATAATGTGAAGGATGCCAAACCAGCTATGGTTTGCACTGCTAATGATTTATCAGAATGGAAAGATTTTCCAAAGGGTCTCAGAGTTCTTCTTCTTGATGAGGACAGCAACTCTGCTACTGAGATAAAATCAAAACTTGAAGCTATGGACTATGTTGGTAAGTGATTCTGAATCAAACCCATGTGTTGTTTTAATCTGTTTTCATACTTAAATCCACAATTATTAATTTGATGTTGAAAAAATTGCATCTTTTTGGTTTTGGGTTTCCTCTTCAATTTGCTTTTTAAGAGTATATAATTGGTCCCCCATTGTCGAATATCATGGTCTCCACTGCTTTAGATGGTGTGTATTATTTATCTGAGAAAGGATTTAAAATTCGGTTTCATGGAATGATTGGGACTTTGAAGAGTCGTGAAAATGATCTATTTGTTATTATGCCCCAAACTGTTTTACAAATAGATTACATTTAGATGATTGACAAAAGAGATACTAATTCAAGCTATGATTGAAATTTATTCGTGCTTGAAAGTTTAAACTTTTGAGCACGAATTAATTTTTGAATTAGtaatgttcaaaaaaaaaaaaaggcttgaATTAGTATCTCTTTTATCAATCATCTAAGTCTAATCTATCCCAAACTGATAATAATGTATCCACATGTTTTAACCTTTTGTAAAAGGGGAATTACTTGTATCTTTCTCCTTTTTAGAAGGAAATTGTTATTTTGAATTTATTACATCATAGAACTTTTGATGATGCAGTTCTTTACTTCTTTATATTCTATTCTGAGTCTCTAACTGTTACTATCACTCTCGATCTGTTTTCCAGTTTCTATATTCTGCAATGAGAGTGAAGCCCTTTCTGCAATTTCAAAGAAACAGGAAATCTTTCACGTGGCTATTGTGGAGGTAACACACTTTGATTAAAATGCTTTTTCGATTTGCCTAGATAAAGCATATTTGCCTCAAAATTTTATCGTCATCTTCTTTTGCTTTCTCATTTTCAATGGATAATACTCATGCCATCGGAGTAACTTCTCATTTATCTTGGTGGCTTAAGGGTGTGTTCGTTTGGTGTGTGGAGCATGCTCCGTCTGTTTTAGGGGGTTTTGTAATGTTATCTATGGATGCAGGTGACTACAAAGAATCCAGATGGGAGTTATAAGTTTCTGGAGAGTGCTAAGGACTTGCCTATCATAAGTGAGTTCTAAATCTGTCTATTTGAAGTCTCTTTTTCAATTTATTATCGTGTCTTCTAGCCATCAgtcaatttcttttttttttcttttttctatcAAGACAGTTTGGTAACATTAGTTTTCTATCAGGCTTTCTGATGAAAGAACTATAATTGTGTAAAATGAACAATAATGTAAACGATGATTCTAAGGGTTTCTTTGGACATCACACCTTTTAATTTGGTTTTTTCTGTGACAGTGACCTCAGATATTGATTGTCTCAGCACCATGATGAAGTGCATAGCGGtaaatttcttttcttttttttactTGTACTACAATTACCATCATGCAGATGTAAAAATTTGAATCATGATGTTTCTATATGGTTCATGTGTGTTTGTTTATTTATCTTAAACCAGAACATTTGTTAAATTTAGTTTTCTCATCAAAATTTTATTTATGTCGGATGATTATTTTCAGCTGGGGGCAGTTGAATTCCTTCAGAAACCACTCTCTGAAGAAAAACTCAGGAATATATGGCAACACGTTGTTCACAAGGTCAAACGTAGTTTCTTGTTCATAAAGCTTCAAATGGAACTAAAAGAAAAAATGTTAACGGTAATAGTTAATTTCAATCATGCAGGCATTTAATGCAGGAGGTTCTCTTAAGCCTGTTAAAGAATCTTTCGTCTCAATGTTGCCTCTTGAGCTGGAAACTGAAGAAATCGTGAAGGAAAATTCAGAGGAAACCGATATTACTTGTGCAGGAAGTGACAAGTATCCAGCTCCGTCAActccacaattaaaacaaggagcACGACTGGTGGATGATGGAGATTGTCATGACCAAACTAACAGCTCCATGGAAAAAGAAGATGGAGAATCTAATAAATCAGTCGAAACTACAAGTGGGAATTCAATTTCTGTTCAGGACGGTGAACTTCCAAGACTAACCGAGATTGTCGTCAAACTAGAAGACGAGTCCGGTGAACCTTCTCCCAAAAACGACAACCATAATAAATATCTTCCTTTACAAGAAAACCTTACTGATAATAGTAAAGGGGGTGGCACTGAAACTAACAAAGCTTCTAGTCTTCACAATTCGTCCAGGAATAGAGCTAATCGCAAAAAGATGAaggtaattattatttttacttaaaAATACAGGATTAGCCGTCTCGATTCTAATTATCTGAGTTTTCAGGTTGACTGGACGACAGAATTGCACAAAAAGTTCGTTCAGGCAGTGGATCAACTAGGAATAGACCAAGCTATTCCTTCTAGAATACTTGAGCTGATGAAAGTGGAAGGTTTGACAAGGCATAATGTTGCTAGTCATCTCCAGGTCAGAATTTATAGTAATCATACTAAATCTTACATTTGTCATTTGATTGCCAAAGTTAATTTGTACATAAACTTTATGCAGAAATACAGAATGCATCGGAGACATATATTACCCAAGGAAGAAAATAGAAGATGGTCACAACCAAGGGAACGGAAATATAATTATCAACATAATAAACCGATAATGGCATTCCCTCCTCCCTATCAGACTAATCACCCCTTCCCAGCTCCTGCTCCTCATGTCTACCCACCAATGTGGGGACCACCTACTAATCACATGTGGGGTAACCCTGGCTATCCTACTTGGCAACCAGGGAAAAGTTGGCATTGGCCACCTCCATATCCGGCGGTAGATAATTAATTCCTATTATCATACTCCCTCCGTCCATGAATAATTGAGTCTAGTTCCTTTTTGGTACATTGAAAATTGGACGTTTCTAGTCGAAAATGATTTCTAGATACATCAGATTATTAACGATCCAAAAAAGTGCTTATGTCAATTATTTGTGAACGGAGAGAGTAGTATTTTATTTCACAGGAAATTaatgaaactttttctaatacttcgtATATTTTGATGTTTCAGATGCATGCTGATACATGGGGTTGTCCTGTTATGCCTCCTCCTCCTCCGGGACATTGTTCATTTCCTCAAGTAAGACTATATGCCAAAAACTTTTAGCCTCAAAATCACCAGGATAGATTTTATTTAATCCTTTTGTTCTGTTCTGTAATTTGCAGAATGCAACTGGATATTACAATTCTGGTTTATTGAATAATAGTTACACCTTGCCGGAGATTTCTTCAGATTCTCATCTGGTAAATATTTCTATGTTCATGATCTTAGATATTTCTATATTCATGCTAAAAATTCCTCCATACGAAATCTCACATTGCTCAAGTTGCATTCATACGTATACATATACGATTTGATTTTGTGATGACATGCTTAGATTGTGGTGTGTGACTGTTAATAGAATTCATCATTCAAAATGTGGTACCACAAAGTTGGAGCAGAAAACCTAACCGATTTCAGGGTTACTTAATAAGTAGGGTACTAAACTAGACAGAGCACATGCAAGCATATATAAAGTAATCCTAGTTAGTTATGTTCATTTCAGTTAAAAAGTGAAAAAATAtggtaaaaactgattttatgTTTCACTTGATACAGGCAGAGGAGGTAATTGACAAGGTTGTGAAGGAAGCGGTAAGCAAACCATGGCTGCCATTGCCACTTGGCTTAAAACCTCCTTCCACAGACATTGTCTTATCGGAGCTTTCCAAACAAGGCATTTCCACCATCCCTCCTCCTTCAATTTGTCATTGACCGATTGGTCCTTGTCTCATTTTTCATGACAGCCATTTTTTCTTTTGGTTTTCTCCTTTCAGAGTTTTTAGTTTAGGACTGAGGGAAAATTTAGAAGAAAAATGATTTTAGAGTCGTGAAAAAAGGAAAAAAACACGGACGGATTTTTGTATCATATCAATTATTATCCATTTCCCGAAAATAAAGTTCGTGTAACACGTCTTTACTTAGACATACAAATCACATTTTGACACGTAGAATTTGGGGGagtttaattaaattatttttGGAGAATTATGAAATATTGAGGAGAAAAAGCGAAATATATTGTATGACCCTAATAAGTGTCCATATATGATACGTATGTGTTAACGATGACGTGTTACGCAACCTGTATGCATGAACTTTTCGAAAATAACGTGGAGAAAAGCTCTCATTTCCTAGTTTACCGTGGAGACAATTTTGTCCCCGAATCCTGATCTAAATCTAAGGTGAACCCCACCAACAACAA
Protein-coding regions in this window:
- the LOC139881850 gene encoding two-component response regulator-like APRR2; amino-acid sequence: MVCTANDLSEWKDFPKGLRVLLLDEDSNSATEIKSKLEAMDYVVSIFCNESEALSAISKKQEIFHVAIVEVTTKNPDGSYKFLESAKDLPIIMTSDIDCLSTMMKCIALGAVEFLQKPLSEEKLRNIWQHVVHKAFNAGGSLKPVKESFVSMLPLELETEEIVKENSEETDITCAGSDKYPAPSTPQLKQGARLVDDGDCHDQTNSSMEKEDGESNKSVETTSGNSISVQDGELPRLTEIVVKLEDESGEPSPKNDNHNKYLPLQENLTDNSKGGGTETNKASSLHNSSRNRANRKKMKVDWTTELHKKFVQAVDQLGIDQAIPSRILELMKVEGLTRHNVASHLQKYRMHRRHILPKEENRRWSQPRERKYNYQHNKPIMAFPPPYQTNHPFPAPAPHVYPPMWGPPTNHMWGNPGYPTWQPGKSWHWPPPYPAMHADTWGCPVMPPPPPGHCSFPQNATGYYNSGLLNNSYTLPEISSDSHLAEEVIDKVVKEAVSKPWLPLPLGLKPPSTDIVLSELSKQGISTIPPPSICH